A stretch of Saccharomyces eubayanus strain FM1318 chromosome III, whole genome shotgun sequence DNA encodes these proteins:
- the BUD23 gene encoding 18S rRNA (guanine1575-N7)-methyltransferase codes for MSRPEDLAPPEIFYNDSEANKYTGSTRVQHIQAKMTLRALELLNLQPCSFVLDVGCGSGLSGEILTQEGDHVWCGLDISPSMLATGLDRELEGDLMLQDMGTGVPFRAGSFDAAISISAIQWLCNADTSYNDPKQRMMRFFNTLYAALKKGGKFVAQFYPKNDIQVDDILQSAKVAGFSGGLVVDDPESKKNKKYYLVLSSGAPPLGEEQVNLDGVTMDEENIKQTRQLRQRLKNGKDKESAKTFILRKKELMKRRGRKVAKDSKFTGRKRRHRF; via the coding sequence ATGTCGCGTCCCGAAGATCTGGCACCACCGGAGATCTTTTACAATGATAGTGAGGCAAATAAGTACACGGGTTCTACTAGAGTTCAGCACATCCAGGCGAAAATGACGCTGCGGGCGCTGGAGTTGCTGAACTTGCAGCCGTGCAGCTTTGTGTTGGACGTCGGATGTGGGTCCGGGCTATCCGGGGAAATCCTGACACAGGAGGGCGACCATGTTTGGTGTGGGCTGGACATTTCACCCAGTATGCTGGCGACCGGGTTGGACAGGGAGTTGGAGGGTGATCTTATGCTACAGGACATGGGCACCGGTGTGCCCTTCCGGGCAGGGTCTTTTGATGCGGCGATTAGCATCAGTGCGATTCAGTGGCTGTGCAATGCAGACACGTCGTACAACGACCCGAAGCAGCGGATGATGCGGTTCTTCAACACGCTGTACGCGGCGCTGAAGAAGGGTGGTAAGTTCGTAGCCCAGTTCTACCCGAAGAACGACATCCAGGTGGACGACATCCTGCAGTCTGCCAAAGTGGCCGGTTTCAGTGGCGGGCTCGTGGTCGACGACCCTGAGtccaaaaagaataagaagTACTACCTGGTACTGAGCAGCGGCGCCCCGCCGCTGGGCGAGGAGCAGGTCAACCTGGACGGTGTGACCATGGATGAGGAGAACATCAAGCAGACACGCCAGCTGCGCCAGCGTTTGAAGAACGGCAAGGACAAGGAGTCCGCCAAGACTTTCATCCTGAGAAAGAAGGAGCTGATGAAGAGGCGTGGGAGGAAGGTCGCCAAGGACTCCAAGTTCACCGGCAGAAAGAGAAGACACAGATTCTAG